The following proteins are co-located in the Desulfonatronum thiodismutans genome:
- a CDS encoding YeiH family protein: MAEASKQQSDIVIDRGKWEWSELWKKEDWWAIWLGFAILVIGLIIFLPRPPADMHEKLAKAEATMAAEDARASFHTIEWHGANDAMSGLRARNEPHGKTIAKWLEMPGRWTSSPMESFYLSESAAAERRAKAEPAYKEAQEATKAALERAKQAQELAAEEAFRNEDLNEQAEAAIREWRQAREKERGSLRTRASVQAYNKIPYMIGIMIIFMVFFSVGARFMDIGSANLMKGFWFVFLLAVVAEMIGQQSTMREYGFGGLIWAILGGMLISNTVGVPNFLKPALQTEYYIKTGLVLLGAEILFSKIMLIGQAGVVVAWVVTPTVLILTYIFGQRVLKMESKTLNITVSADMSVCGVSAAIATAAACRAKKEELTIAVGMSMLFTAIMMIALPTFIVSVGMHPVLGGAWIGGTIDSTGAVVAAGAFLGEVGMFVAATVKMIQNILIGVIAFGVAVYWCARVDCTPGQQVSKMEIWYRFPKFVLGFIAASIIFSWMLVTMGSAGDVMIDQGVLRGFSRPIREWFFILAFASIGLSSNFREMAHHFKGGKPVILYVCGQTLNLILTLLVAYLMYFVVFPHVTESLMG, translated from the coding sequence ATGGCCGAAGCTTCGAAGCAGCAATCCGATATTGTCATCGACCGTGGTAAATGGGAATGGTCCGAACTGTGGAAGAAGGAGGATTGGTGGGCGATTTGGCTGGGGTTTGCGATCCTGGTCATTGGCTTGATCATTTTCCTGCCAAGGCCGCCGGCGGACATGCATGAGAAACTGGCCAAGGCCGAGGCGACCATGGCCGCCGAGGACGCCCGCGCGTCGTTTCACACCATCGAATGGCACGGGGCCAACGATGCCATGTCCGGGTTGCGGGCGCGCAACGAGCCCCATGGAAAAACCATTGCCAAGTGGCTGGAGATGCCGGGCCGGTGGACGAGCAGCCCCATGGAGTCCTTCTATTTGAGCGAGTCCGCTGCCGCGGAGCGGCGGGCGAAGGCCGAACCGGCCTATAAGGAGGCTCAGGAAGCGACCAAGGCCGCGCTGGAACGGGCCAAGCAGGCTCAGGAACTGGCCGCTGAGGAAGCGTTCCGTAACGAAGACCTTAACGAGCAGGCCGAGGCGGCCATCCGGGAGTGGCGTCAGGCCAGGGAGAAGGAGCGGGGCAGTCTGCGGACCAGGGCCTCGGTTCAGGCCTACAACAAGATCCCCTACATGATCGGGATCATGATTATTTTCATGGTTTTCTTCAGTGTCGGCGCTCGATTTATGGACATCGGCTCGGCCAATCTGATGAAGGGCTTTTGGTTCGTTTTCCTGCTGGCTGTTGTCGCGGAGATGATCGGTCAACAGAGTACCATGCGAGAATATGGGTTCGGCGGCTTGATCTGGGCCATTCTCGGAGGGATGCTGATCAGCAACACCGTGGGCGTGCCGAACTTTCTGAAACCGGCCTTGCAAACCGAGTACTACATTAAGACCGGCCTGGTACTTTTAGGCGCGGAAATCCTGTTCAGCAAGATCATGCTCATCGGTCAGGCTGGTGTGGTTGTGGCCTGGGTCGTCACCCCCACGGTCCTCATCCTGACCTACATTTTCGGTCAGCGGGTTCTGAAGATGGAATCCAAGACCCTGAACATCACGGTCTCCGCGGACATGTCCGTCTGCGGCGTGTCCGCGGCCATCGCCACGGCCGCGGCCTGCCGGGCCAAGAAGGAGGAGCTGACCATCGCCGTGGGCATGTCCATGCTCTTTACCGCGATCATGATGATCGCTCTGCCTACGTTCATCGTTTCCGTGGGCATGCATCCGGTTTTGGGCGGGGCCTGGATCGGCGGAACCATCGACTCCACCGGCGCGGTGGTGGCCGCCGGGGCGTTCCTGGGCGAGGTCGGCATGTTCGTGGCCGCGACCGTGAAGATGATCCAGAACATCCTCATCGGCGTGATCGCTTTCGGCGTGGCCGTGTACTGGTGCGCACGGGTGGATTGTACGCCTGGTCAGCAGGTCAGCAAGATGGAAATCTGGTACCGCTTTCCCAAGTTCGTGCTGGGCTTCATCGCCGCGTCGATCATCTTTTCCTGGATGCTGGTCACCATGGGCAGCGCCGGGGACGTGATGATCGACCAGGGCGTGCTGCGCGGTTTCTCCCGCCCGATCCGGGAATGGTTCTTCATCCTGGCCTTCGCCAGCATCGGCCTGTCCTCGAACTTCCGGGAAATGGCTCACCACTTCAAGGGCGGCAAGCCGGTCATCCTGTACGTCTGCGGGCAGACCTTGAACCTGATCTTGACGCTGCTCGTGGCCTATTTGATGTACTTCGTGGTATTCCCGCACGTCACCGAAAGCCTGATGGGCTAA
- a CDS encoding YeiH family protein yields the protein MAENQTDNVVTETKVPMLTQMHTTEDWWAIWLAGIILILAMIAAMAARPNVESMAEYRATMENESEMAGFRTIAFTEAEARLNAVRARDSGFLKTINDLMARPGRWTTNPLDALYRSEAAAAEIRAANAQRLEQATERLNTARVNAQEAEDLAREANFQNTQLNQEARALLGEWRAARSSHSSARGAANTQPFNRIPTLLGLMVVMAVIFSIGGKFMGHNLKEFFIGFPIVFGLAVLSYVIANQETVRAYGFSYVLWGIVLGMLISNTVGTPKFLKSAAQTEYFIKTGLVLLGASILINLIIMVGLPGIFVTWVVTPIVLIGTYWFGQNVIKMESKQLNITVSSDMSVSGVSAAIAAAAASRAKKEELTLAIGMSMIFVVVMIFALPTFANWVGMHPVWAGAWIGGTVDNTGSVVAAGELIGPEAMYVAATIKMIQNVMIGVMAFGVAAYWCLKVEPERACAAGAAPMKFTAAGALSEIWYRFPKFILGFIGASVLFSALGAGMGEDWAQAMIRNGILAWANGFRDWFFAIAFVSIGLSISYRELKEPLKGGKALILYVCGQGFNLLLTAFVAYIMFMVLFRDVTDRLMSMGL from the coding sequence ATGGCGGAAAACCAAACGGACAATGTGGTTACCGAAACCAAAGTTCCTATGCTGACCCAGATGCACACCACCGAGGACTGGTGGGCTATCTGGCTGGCTGGCATCATCCTCATCCTGGCCATGATCGCGGCCATGGCCGCCCGGCCCAATGTCGAAAGCATGGCGGAATACCGGGCGACCATGGAAAATGAATCGGAAATGGCCGGGTTCCGGACCATCGCTTTCACCGAGGCCGAAGCTCGGTTGAATGCCGTCCGGGCTCGCGACAGCGGATTTCTTAAAACCATAAATGACCTTATGGCACGCCCTGGTCGCTGGACCACCAACCCTCTGGATGCTCTGTATCGCAGTGAAGCAGCCGCAGCGGAGATCCGGGCGGCCAACGCCCAGCGGTTGGAGCAGGCCACGGAGCGGCTGAACACGGCCCGAGTCAACGCCCAGGAGGCAGAAGACCTGGCCCGTGAGGCAAACTTTCAGAACACCCAGCTCAACCAGGAAGCCCGCGCCCTTCTTGGCGAATGGCGGGCGGCCCGGAGCAGTCATTCCAGCGCCCGCGGCGCGGCCAACACTCAGCCCTTCAATCGGATTCCCACCCTGCTGGGGTTGATGGTGGTCATGGCCGTGATCTTCTCCATCGGCGGCAAGTTCATGGGCCATAACCTGAAGGAGTTCTTCATCGGCTTTCCCATTGTCTTTGGCTTGGCCGTGCTCTCCTACGTCATTGCCAACCAGGAGACCGTCAGAGCCTATGGATTTTCCTACGTCTTGTGGGGCATCGTGCTGGGCATGCTTATCTCCAATACGGTCGGTACGCCGAAATTTCTTAAAAGCGCAGCTCAGACCGAGTACTTCATCAAGACAGGCCTCGTCCTTCTGGGTGCCAGCATCCTGATTAACCTGATCATCATGGTCGGCCTGCCCGGCATCTTTGTCACCTGGGTGGTCACGCCCATCGTGCTTATCGGAACCTACTGGTTCGGCCAGAACGTGATCAAGATGGAATCCAAGCAGTTGAACATCACGGTCTCCTCGGACATGAGCGTTTCCGGCGTTTCCGCGGCCATCGCCGCCGCCGCCGCCTCCCGGGCCAAGAAGGAAGAACTGACCCTGGCCATCGGGATGTCCATGATCTTCGTGGTAGTCATGATCTTCGCCCTGCCGACCTTTGCCAACTGGGTGGGCATGCATCCGGTCTGGGCCGGGGCCTGGATCGGCGGCACTGTTGACAACACCGGTTCCGTGGTCGCCGCGGGCGAGTTGATCGGACCGGAAGCCATGTACGTGGCCGCGACCATCAAGATGATCCAGAACGTGATGATCGGCGTGATGGCCTTTGGCGTTGCCGCTTACTGGTGCTTGAAGGTCGAGCCCGAGCGGGCCTGCGCCGCCGGGGCCGCCCCCATGAAGTTCACCGCCGCCGGCGCTCTGTCTGAAATCTGGTACCGGTTCCCCAAGTTCATCCTGGGCTTCATCGGTGCTTCGGTCCTCTTCTCCGCCTTGGGTGCGGGCATGGGCGAGGATTGGGCGCAAGCCATGATCCGCAACGGCATCCTGGCCTGGGCCAACGGTTTCCGTGACTGGTTCTTCGCCATCGCCTTCGTGAGCATCGGACTGAGCATCAGCTACCGCGAGCTCAAGGAACCCCTGAAGGGCGGCAAGGCGTTGATCCTGTACGTTTGCGGCCAGGGTTTCAACCTCCTGCTCACCGCCTTCGTGGCCTACATCATGTTCATGGTTTTGTTCCGCGACGTCACCGATCGGCTGATGTCCATGGGCCTGTAA
- a CDS encoding radical SAM protein has protein sequence MGETERDSLPQKLRQWWEYKVLLNPKDWMQIEVTSKCNAACDYCPRTVYREHWHDRFMSLDTFRRLLPTLRKTKLAYLQGWGEPFLHPEFPTMVRLAKEAGCTVGVTTNGMLLNEQRLAQVMDAGLDILAFSLTGTTPERNDPARAGAPLVKVLEKMKMVQRIKQERGTVKPVVHIAYMLLRSGLDDLEGLLRLMADHGVEQAVVSVLDFEPGIELSEEVLAPKDDQELHALEERFTRLREAAVNLGVTIHTPSFAPRGKDDPVCAENVQRTLFVSADGEISPCVYANVPVDQAEYARQGQPAPYSRVTFGNVNDELLPVLWRGKAYEQFREGLEKNRPAAICRNCPKRKR, from the coding sequence ATGGGTGAAACAGAGCGGGATTCCCTGCCCCAAAAGCTGCGCCAATGGTGGGAATACAAGGTGTTGCTGAACCCCAAGGACTGGATGCAGATCGAGGTCACGTCCAAATGCAACGCGGCCTGCGACTACTGCCCGCGAACCGTGTACCGCGAGCATTGGCATGACCGCTTCATGTCCCTGGATACGTTTCGGCGCTTGCTGCCGACCCTGCGCAAGACCAAGCTGGCCTATCTCCAAGGCTGGGGTGAACCGTTTCTGCACCCGGAATTTCCAACCATGGTCCGGCTGGCCAAGGAGGCCGGATGTACCGTGGGCGTGACCACCAACGGCATGCTTTTGAACGAGCAGCGCCTGGCTCAAGTCATGGACGCGGGCCTGGACATTCTGGCTTTTTCCCTGACCGGCACGACCCCGGAACGCAACGACCCGGCCCGGGCCGGAGCGCCGTTGGTCAAGGTGCTGGAAAAAATGAAGATGGTTCAGCGGATCAAACAGGAACGGGGCACCGTCAAGCCCGTGGTGCACATCGCCTACATGCTGCTGCGCTCCGGCCTGGACGACTTGGAAGGGTTGCTTCGGCTGATGGCCGACCACGGGGTGGAGCAGGCCGTGGTCAGCGTGCTGGATTTCGAGCCGGGAATTGAACTCTCCGAGGAAGTGCTCGCGCCCAAGGACGACCAGGAACTGCATGCCCTGGAAGAGCGCTTCACCCGGCTGCGCGAGGCGGCCGTGAACCTGGGCGTGACCATCCACACGCCCAGTTTCGCCCCCAGGGGCAAGGACGATCCGGTCTGCGCCGAAAACGTCCAGCGAACTCTGTTCGTCTCCGCGGACGGCGAAATCTCCCCCTGCGTCTACGCCAACGTCCCCGTGGACCAAGCCGAATACGCCCGTCAAGGTCAACCCGCGCCATACAGCCGGGTCACCTTCGGCAACGTCAACGACGAACTGCTCCCCGTGCTCTGGCGCGGTAAAGCTTACGAACAGTTCCGCGAAGGCCTTGAGAAAAATAGACCCGCTGCCATTTGCCGGAATTGTCCGAAGCGCAAGCGGTGA
- a CDS encoding sigma-54-dependent transcriptional regulator yields the protein MHQFNVLIVDDERDMLDGLRRILPYELENTNITVTPSPLKALEMVSETSFDLVLMDVRMPEMSGMELLEQVKSADPKVTVIMMTAYGNIETAVQSIKMGAYDFITKPFDIPDLVRLIRKALERSGLIRENLSLRQKISEKTVLEEFVGQSPPMRQLYETIRSVAGTDYPVLIRGESGTGKELAAKAIHALSRRGEKVLVSVNCPAIPEHLLESELFGHKKGAFTGALKDHKGLFVEANGSSLHLDEIADIPVSVQTKLLRALQEQEIRPLGGSGNKKVDVRIVSTTNQDLEHKILDKSFREDLFYRLNVVSVRTPPLREITDDIPLLVHHFNRLSALELNTAPKVVSSDVLEVLMHREWPGNVRELKNFVRRLVIFCPGEELNLSVLKMVDGRHPPRPATENAAASDEVESYAEAKAKAVNAFTAEYVGDLLSKTGGNVSQAAKMADMSRVALQKIVRKMNINPVEYRAGS from the coding sequence ATGCATCAATTCAACGTGCTCATCGTGGACGATGAGCGGGACATGCTCGACGGCCTACGGCGGATACTGCCCTACGAGCTGGAGAATACGAACATCACGGTCACGCCCAGTCCCTTGAAGGCCCTGGAGATGGTTTCCGAGACCTCCTTCGACCTCGTCCTGATGGATGTCCGCATGCCTGAAATGAGCGGTATGGAGCTTCTGGAGCAGGTCAAGTCCGCGGACCCCAAGGTGACCGTAATCATGATGACGGCGTACGGAAACATCGAAACCGCCGTGCAGTCCATTAAAATGGGAGCCTACGACTTCATCACCAAGCCCTTCGACATCCCGGATCTGGTGCGGCTGATCAGAAAAGCCCTGGAACGCAGCGGTCTGATCCGGGAGAACCTGAGCCTGCGCCAAAAGATCTCCGAAAAGACCGTGTTGGAGGAGTTCGTGGGGCAAAGCCCGCCCATGCGGCAACTCTACGAGACCATCCGCTCCGTGGCCGGGACCGACTATCCCGTGCTGATCAGGGGCGAGTCCGGCACGGGCAAGGAACTGGCCGCCAAGGCCATCCACGCCTTGAGCCGACGCGGTGAGAAGGTCCTGGTCTCCGTGAACTGCCCTGCCATTCCGGAACACCTTCTGGAAAGCGAGCTGTTCGGACACAAAAAAGGCGCCTTTACCGGTGCCCTAAAGGACCACAAAGGCCTCTTCGTCGAAGCCAACGGTTCCAGCCTGCACCTGGACGAAATCGCGGACATCCCGGTCTCGGTGCAGACCAAACTCCTGCGCGCCCTGCAGGAACAGGAAATCCGTCCCCTGGGCGGCAGCGGGAACAAAAAAGTGGACGTCCGGATCGTGTCCACCACCAATCAGGACCTGGAGCACAAAATCCTGGATAAAAGCTTCCGGGAAGACCTGTTTTACCGCTTGAACGTGGTCAGCGTCCGCACCCCGCCCCTCAGGGAGATCACCGACGACATCCCCCTGCTCGTCCACCACTTCAACCGGCTGTCCGCCCTTGAACTGAACACCGCGCCCAAGGTCGTTTCCTCGGACGTCCTGGAGGTCCTGATGCACCGGGAATGGCCGGGCAATGTCCGGGAATTGAAGAACTTCGTGCGCAGACTGGTCATTTTCTGCCCCGGCGAGGAGCTGAACCTGTCCGTCCTGAAAATGGTCGACGGCCGCCACCCCCCCCGTCCCGCAACGGAAAACGCGGCTGCAAGCGACGAGGTCGAATCCTACGCCGAGGCCAAGGCCAAGGCGGTCAACGCCTTTACCGCGGAGTACGTGGGCGACCTTCTCTCCAAAACAGGAGGCAACGTCTCCCAAGCCGCCAAAATGGCCGACATGAGCCGGGTGGCTCTTCAGAAAATCGTGCGAAAGATGAACATCAATCCGGTGGAGTATCGGGCGGGGTCGTGA
- a CDS encoding NF038143 family protein — protein MATATQQTYQMIWDHEQNFAKELARRVVEKPRLTVWRVLFPPLLVYHYVKLREYQTDLETFAKGVVRSKILAMESALEETTSGKKDGTYKNAFGAKESESAPGEIRLHTAQIAEVELLKAHYLKLLRDTGSNYQALIKKTYKTSGEYRRFLTKLAQAEDAVQKEVLHLHQTSTTAQAVSRKMRETAKSLRDQEVKAFFG, from the coding sequence ATGGCTACGGCCACTCAGCAAACCTACCAAATGATCTGGGACCATGAGCAGAACTTTGCCAAGGAATTGGCCCGCCGGGTCGTGGAAAAGCCCAGACTGACCGTCTGGCGGGTCCTGTTTCCCCCGCTGCTGGTTTATCACTACGTCAAGCTGCGGGAATACCAAACTGACCTGGAAACCTTCGCCAAAGGGGTGGTGCGCTCGAAAATCCTGGCCATGGAATCGGCCCTGGAGGAGACGACCTCCGGCAAGAAGGATGGGACCTACAAAAATGCCTTTGGGGCCAAAGAGTCGGAAAGCGCCCCCGGAGAGATCCGCTTGCACACCGCGCAGATCGCGGAGGTGGAACTGCTCAAGGCGCACTACCTGAAATTGCTGCGCGATACAGGCTCAAACTACCAGGCCCTGATCAAGAAGACCTACAAAACCAGCGGCGAATACCGCCGCTTCCTGACCAAACTGGCCCAGGCCGAGGATGCCGTCCAGAAAGAAGTGCTCCACCTCCACCAAACCAGCACCACGGCCCAGGCCGTCAGTCGGAAGATGCGGGAAACTGCCAAGAGTTTGCGGGACCAAGAGGTGAAGGCCTTCTTTGGATAG
- a CDS encoding NF038143 family protein: MSLSLREKYDIILAHERQFAYRLAKDVVKKPEVSVWMILLPVLFVHHMMKMTQYKTGIHTFASNILGTKTKALDKALQDIETGEIQDYSVAEYFPQVPLESETEQALAVKQIAILKLMEKHYRTLLEQPGGALEDLVRGAYGSSGAYRYYLNKLAEAEDETNRHLRENFHTSEESGAVMSRIEERMAEMREEEMRFFFQGEAV; the protein is encoded by the coding sequence TTGTCACTAAGTTTACGGGAAAAGTACGATATCATCCTCGCCCATGAGCGGCAGTTCGCCTACCGCTTGGCCAAGGACGTGGTCAAAAAGCCCGAGGTTTCGGTCTGGATGATCTTGTTGCCGGTGCTCTTCGTGCACCACATGATGAAAATGACCCAATACAAGACAGGTATCCATACCTTCGCGAGCAATATTCTGGGCACGAAAACAAAGGCTTTGGACAAGGCTCTTCAAGACATCGAAACCGGAGAAATCCAGGACTACAGCGTAGCTGAGTATTTCCCGCAGGTTCCACTGGAGTCCGAAACGGAGCAAGCGTTGGCCGTCAAGCAGATTGCCATCCTGAAGCTCATGGAAAAGCACTATCGAACCCTGCTCGAACAACCGGGAGGCGCTCTGGAGGATTTGGTCCGAGGCGCATACGGGTCTTCCGGCGCGTATCGGTATTACCTGAACAAACTGGCCGAGGCCGAAGACGAGACCAACCGCCACTTGCGAGAGAACTTCCACACCTCGGAAGAATCCGGGGCGGTCATGAGTCGGATCGAGGAAAGGATGGCGGAGATGCGGGAGGAGGAAATGCGGTTTTTCTTCCAGGGCGAGGCGGTTTGA
- a CDS encoding NF038143 family protein — MPADSESKLLKAQLKAILTEEREFASRVVYYRRADTQSPWWYNFIPFKFLVEYFGRKKETTQFSQKHLRFKETALRAAEEAVRSGNAERARQEMKGELREFWMREQKLESREVYENLSAMMDLLLDHYLGLLQTREREYLLMLRRAYQNRAAYQEFLARMEQVEHAVDQGVVDALGKTWPDPYIQSKQKAIRDVRKRELEDAF; from the coding sequence GTGCCCGCTGATTCCGAATCCAAACTTCTCAAGGCCCAACTCAAGGCCATCCTAACCGAAGAACGGGAGTTTGCCTCCAGGGTTGTCTATTACCGTCGCGCCGATACACAGTCGCCGTGGTGGTACAACTTCATCCCCTTCAAATTTCTAGTCGAATATTTCGGTCGTAAAAAGGAAACAACGCAGTTCAGCCAAAAACATCTGCGCTTCAAGGAAACGGCCTTGCGAGCGGCGGAGGAAGCCGTCCGGTCCGGGAACGCCGAGCGTGCCCGGCAGGAGATGAAGGGCGAACTGCGGGAATTCTGGATGCGCGAGCAGAAGCTGGAGTCACGGGAAGTCTATGAAAACCTGTCCGCCATGATGGACCTGCTCCTGGACCACTATCTTGGGCTGCTGCAAACCAGGGAGCGGGAATACCTGCTGATGCTCCGCAGGGCTTACCAGAACCGCGCAGCATATCAGGAGTTCCTGGCCCGCATGGAGCAGGTGGAGCACGCCGTTGACCAAGGCGTGGTGGATGCCCTGGGGAAGACCTGGCCGGACCCGTACATCCAGAGCAAACAGAAAGCGATCCGGGACGTTCGCAAACGGGAACTGGAAGACGCATTTTAG
- a CDS encoding c-type heme family protein yields the protein MPIKSPVGETGQSGKSHLFHKSLGFRSRFLVATGLSLLLVCFAGAYLIYLRETAQMEKHAYEKTMMVMAAVEASRKYVRDELRPRMSEEFGEEFFMVQAMSTSYVGRAVMDNFNQVMPHYEYRRVARNARNPRSEANSLELSMLNLFQINPDLQNWQGTLNVGDEKQFMRFKPVYFEESCMSCHGDPVHAPRDMLDMYGTERGFWNQPGDLAGVMAVGIPVHKALAEIRDQAASVFFSLFLGATLFFLLMAFIFNRAVVNNLHGVLNIFRGEVEEKSLQEFLPKPNPMDPRDEIQELTVAAVSMAEHLNRTRQELREYAQDLEDKVARRTAALQQSEQMLQEKVQARKQELQTLNALAELTTAAVSLSEILPQVQQRTLQVFPAQGSGIYLYDKAHHQLTLQYQENAPDLPSAIPLQHIIPTVLEARPNRLVDAIAQAANGQASCFDRRGAAGNLNVPLLCRGEILGVLSFIGVDCKFVTQEQMELLLSIGRQIGIAVESLQNMEKLIQSKELLQSVFDGITDQVVLMGRDFGIRMVNKAYTERYNVDTDEVIGRKCFEIHGSGESPCKECGLKTAMRTKSAVVYESNCPAQGDIFQVHCYPVTDEQGEVESVIRYVKEITDQKHVEQKIQQTEKMVAMGQLAAGVAHEINNPLGVILCYVELLKRQLADYPQGLKDLSTIEKQTLNCKRIVSDLLHFARSPETKKQSASFNQIVDDVLAMVAEQFKKQGVIVERKLDPDLPSQSMDLNKMKQVVLNLLMNAHQAIEGRDGRIALETEYFSNSKTVRLVIRDNGHGIPEYIQDKIFDPFFSTKSTGEGTGLGLSVSYGIVREHGGEISVLSKPGEWTEFRIDLPLEGENN from the coding sequence ATGCCTATCAAAAGCCCCGTCGGGGAAACCGGCCAGTCAGGCAAAAGCCACCTCTTTCACAAATCCTTGGGATTCCGGTCCAGATTCCTGGTGGCCACGGGCCTGAGTCTGCTCCTGGTCTGCTTCGCCGGGGCCTATCTGATCTATCTGCGCGAGACGGCGCAGATGGAAAAACACGCCTATGAAAAGACCATGATGGTCATGGCCGCGGTGGAGGCCAGCCGCAAGTATGTCCGCGACGAGCTGCGGCCGCGGATGTCCGAGGAATTCGGCGAGGAGTTCTTCATGGTCCAGGCCATGTCCACCTCCTACGTCGGACGGGCCGTGATGGACAACTTCAACCAGGTCATGCCCCACTACGAGTACCGGCGTGTGGCCCGCAACGCCCGCAATCCCAGGTCCGAGGCCAACAGCCTGGAACTCTCCATGCTCAACCTTTTCCAGATCAATCCGGATCTCCAAAACTGGCAGGGAACCCTGAACGTCGGGGACGAAAAGCAGTTCATGCGCTTCAAGCCCGTCTACTTCGAGGAATCCTGCATGAGCTGTCATGGCGATCCGGTTCACGCCCCACGGGACATGCTGGACATGTACGGCACGGAGCGCGGATTCTGGAACCAACCAGGGGACCTGGCCGGAGTGATGGCCGTGGGCATTCCGGTACACAAGGCCCTGGCCGAGATTCGGGATCAGGCGGCCTCGGTTTTTTTCTCCCTGTTTCTAGGTGCAACCCTCTTCTTTCTGCTCATGGCCTTCATTTTCAACCGGGCCGTGGTCAACAACCTGCACGGAGTGCTGAACATTTTCCGGGGCGAGGTGGAGGAGAAAAGTCTTCAGGAATTTTTACCCAAACCCAATCCCATGGACCCTCGGGACGAAATCCAGGAATTGACCGTAGCCGCCGTGAGCATGGCCGAACACCTGAACAGGACCCGCCAGGAACTGAGGGAATACGCTCAGGATCTGGAAGACAAAGTGGCCCGCAGGACCGCTGCCCTGCAACAATCGGAGCAAATGCTCCAGGAAAAGGTCCAGGCCAGAAAGCAGGAATTGCAGACCCTGAACGCCCTGGCGGAACTGACCACGGCGGCGGTCTCGCTGTCCGAAATCCTGCCCCAGGTCCAGCAACGCACGCTCCAGGTCTTCCCGGCCCAGGGCTCCGGTATCTACCTGTATGACAAGGCCCACCATCAACTGACGCTGCAATACCAGGAAAACGCACCCGACCTGCCGTCCGCCATTCCACTGCAACACATCATCCCCACGGTTCTGGAGGCCCGGCCCAATCGGCTGGTGGATGCCATTGCCCAGGCCGCCAACGGGCAGGCCAGTTGTTTCGACCGCCGGGGGGCAGCCGGCAACCTGAACGTTCCCCTGCTTTGCCGAGGCGAAATCCTCGGGGTCCTCTCCTTCATCGGCGTGGACTGCAAGTTCGTCACCCAGGAGCAGATGGAATTGCTGCTGTCCATCGGCCGCCAGATCGGCATTGCCGTGGAAAGCCTGCAAAACATGGAAAAGCTGATTCAGAGTAAGGAGCTGCTCCAATCCGTGTTCGACGGGATCACCGACCAGGTGGTGCTGATGGGCCGGGACTTCGGCATCCGGATGGTCAACAAGGCCTACACCGAGCGCTACAACGTGGATACGGACGAGGTCATCGGTCGGAAGTGCTTCGAAATCCACGGCAGCGGGGAAAGCCCCTGTAAGGAATGCGGCCTGAAAACGGCGATGCGCACCAAGTCAGCGGTGGTCTATGAGAGCAATTGCCCGGCCCAGGGCGACATTTTCCAGGTCCACTGCTACCCGGTCACGGACGAACAGGGGGAAGTGGAGAGCGTCATCCGCTACGTCAAGGAAATCACCGACCAAAAGCATGTAGAGCAGAAAATCCAGCAGACCGAGAAAATGGTGGCCATGGGCCAACTGGCCGCCGGCGTGGCCCACGAGATCAACAACCCCCTGGGGGTGATCCTCTGCTATGTGGAGCTGCTCAAGCGCCAGCTCGCGGACTACCCTCAGGGGCTCAAGGACCTGAGCACCATCGAAAAGCAGACCCTGAACTGCAAACGCATCGTCAGCGATCTACTGCACTTCGCCCGAAGCCCGGAGACCAAGAAGCAATCGGCGTCCTTCAACCAGATCGTGGACGACGTCCTGGCCATGGTCGCTGAGCAGTTCAAGAAGCAAGGCGTCATCGTGGAGCGAAAGCTGGACCCGGACCTGCCTTCGCAAAGTATGGACCTCAATAAAATGAAGCAGGTGGTCCTGAACCTGCTGATGAACGCCCACCAGGCCATCGAAGGCCGAGATGGCCGTATCGCCTTGGAAACCGAATATTTTTCCAACAGCAAAACCGTCCGTCTCGTGATCCGGGACAACGGGCACGGCATACCGGAATACATTCAGGATAAGATTTTCGATCCTTTTTTCAGCACCAAGAGCACCGGGGAAGGCACCGGCCTGGGACTCTCGGTGAGCTACGGCATCGTCCGGGAGCACGGCGGGGAGATCAGCGTCCTGAGCAAACCCGGAGAATGGACGGAGTTTCGGATTGATCTGCCGCTGGAGGGAGAGAACAATTGA